Below is a genomic region from Rouxiella chamberiensis.
TCTCGTTAACTTAAAATAATAATAATCAATTAAAATTACTTGCCTGACCTGTTTTTCAGATTTTATGCAGCCTGCTTTTTGGTATCGTCATTGAAAAAATAGACGGAGGCCGTATGCAACAGAACGTTTTATATGGATGTATTATGTCAGGCGAAATAAAACCCTCACGCCATTCACTGTTCTTACGGCCGATCGGGGGCGAAGCGTCATGTGTGATTTTCCGGTCAGTCTCGATAACGCCGCAGTCACATCGCACTATTTTCTAAGACCTCGACTTTCACTAGGTTACCCCGATTATAACCTTAATAAAAATATAACGAGAATCGATCAAAGTCAGGTATTACCGCAGTCTTATGCCATTCAAGATAAAAGAGCAGGCGAAGAAATGGCAAACCAGGGAAGAATGCATTCAGTACCGACAAGATTGATAAAAAATAGATCGCCTAGAAATCCTACTGAAAATAAAGCTAATTATGCAAGACGATTAAAACTGTTATTTCCGTCAATATCGTTGATCGAGGCAGCTGAAATTTCAGAAACCCGCGTAAGGGATATTCAGCAATTGCCTGAATTTAATGAGCTTTCCATCGAAGGGCGATTGGCGAATAACACCATGCCTATGATTGTCGGTGAACGACCTTCAATGTATGCTCGACGTCTCAAAGCAGCCTATCCTGATTTAGATATTAAAGATTTTTGCCATCTCTCCGGAATGAACAAAACCAGTATATTAAATTTACCCGAATTTGCAAAAATCTCTTCTTCGGCGTTAAGAATTCTTCGTAATATGCCTCAACAAGAAGATGAATTGCCAATAGATTATGCACGTCGAATAAAACTGGCTAATCCAAACTTACGCCCTAGTGATTACAGTGCTATTTCAGGTATATCTATTCCGCGTTTGAGATGTCTTGGGCTATTTAATAAGTACAGTGTTGAGGCACAATTTTTGAGCCAAACCACGCCAAGATTAAAAAATGAAAAAGCGATAGATTTCGCCCTGCGATTAAAGAAGATATGTCCCTATTTCACCCTTGAGAAATACTCTTTTTTATCCGGTGAAACTATAACTAATCTTAATAAGCGGGTAGAGTTTGTAACATTGACACCCGAGCTGGAAAAGATAGCTCACTCTGGTTCCGCGTCTTGCTGGCGAAAAAAATACGGCCTATGCCCGACGGCTTAAACATCAATACCCTGATTTGTCATTAGAAGAATGCTTTAAGATAGTAGGGGGAGACACTATAATTTGCAAAATATGCCTGAGTTTAAAGTTTTGTCGGTGGCAGGAGAGGTTATTTCACAATTTACCTCAAAGAATAATGGTGAAACAAACCATCAATTTGCTTGTCGCCTCAAAGACACTTATCCTCAGTTGGATATTGATGATATTTCTAAATTAGCGAATGTTTCTTCTTCTGGTCTAAAACATAGAGCACGGTTTAAACGGTTATCACCCGCTGCACAGGCCATTATTAGTAAAAGCCCTAAGTTCCCCCAGGAAGAAAGCATTGATTATATACGTCGACTTAGGGTGTCTTATCCTAATATCTCGGTAAATGATTGCTCTGCCTTATCGGGTATTGAGGAGTTTGTTCTGCGTAAGTTGCCCGAATTCACAAGGTTATCTTCAAAAGCTCAAGTAATAAAGGTAACGGAACTTAAAGAAGATAATGAAAGCGATAGCCACTATGTCAGCCGTATTATAAAAAACCACCCTGACCTTATGCTCAAGGATTACGTAGGAATTACAGGTGTTGATAAAAAAGAAGTAAGGATAATCAATCGAAAAATCAGGCAAATGTCCAGAAAAAGTCGAGAATATGTTAAGGGTAAAGCATCGATGCGCGCGCCGTCACCCAGTTTTGAAAAACAGCTGGAACAGGCTATTCAGGGCGAAATGTACCGCAATGACTGGACAATCGAAGACGTGTTTTCATAAGGCATGAGAAGAGAATAGAGACGTTAACGCAGAAACGCCCGCGCTTTACTTCTCTATCCTCAATGTGCCTGACTTAATTGACTGTAAATAATGTCCGATAAACCGGTTACTCTACCGCGATCGGTTTTTCATCTATTTTGGCCGGGTCGCTACCCTGAATGTCTTTCACTCGCTGTTCAACTTTTTGTACGGCGGAAGCATCTTTCAGCAGTGAATAAGTCAGGGTAAATTCGGTACTTTGACCGGGTTGCAGTTGCCTGACGCGGCCCTGTTCTTTTTCGACAGTCACCGGATAAGCATAATTAGTGCCCGGTTCGATTCCGGTAACATAACCCTGTTTAAGCGTGTCGGTGTTTTTCCACATCGTCAGCAAAGGCAGTTGATGCGTATCGAATTCAATGGCGGCACCTTTATCGCCTTTACTGTTAATCACCGCCGCGATGGTTTTACCGCTGCTGTCCGCTTTAGGTTTCAAGTTAAAGACCATCTCGTCGAAATCTTTGGTCGGTGCACCATAGGTTGCCCAATTATCCAGACCTTTCTTCGCATAGTCGTTAAATGGCGAAACAGATTCCAGCGGGGCAATAAAACGCGCATTTTCTTCAAGTATGGGCGTACCAAAATTACTGTGATAAATGATTTGATAATCGTGCGGATAATCGGCCTGATTGGTCAGAACATCATGCACGGTAAATGCGTCGCTGCCCGGCACATAACGTAATTCCGTCCAGGTTTCGAGATTGGCTTTCTTGAAGGTATGTTCTTTAATCAGACCACGAATACGAATTTCGTGCGGCGCATTATCATCGACAATGACTTCAACCTTCGAAGCTGGTGTATTGCCCGCTTTGCCGTGCAGTGTGTAGATAACGCCGTCTTTGGTTACAGGGTGGCCGGTCCATTCAAAGCCGCAGCGCACCATCATTTCGTTGAAACCTTCCAGCCAGCCCAACCCGTTGCGGCTTTCCAGATTGATATAGGCGGGGTTCACCACCTCGTTGACCGGTGAATCCCAGCCAAGCCGCACGCCGTGACCCGTAACTCGCAGTAAATCCATCCCTCTTGTCGGACTCAGCATGATGGTCAGCCCATTTTTACTGGTTAGAGTAATGACTTTAGACCCTTCCTGTTTCCCGCCGTGCAAGACTTTCTGCTCAATGCTGAACGCTTCTCCCGATGCTTTCAGCTGCGCACTGTTCACCTGCCAGTTTCCCTGTTCGGTATTGCTGTCAACATCGGTCAGCACCCACGTTTTCGCGGCGGCGTGACCACTGATTAACGCCAGAATTAGTCCTGCCAGAATCTGCTTTTTCATCACTCATTCCCTTTTGGCTGAATTGATTTAGCTTGAAACCCTTGCAGCCTACAAAGTTGAGAGATTTAAAAACGTGAGGCGAGTCACCCGTGAGAAAAAGGCGGCGGCGAACTGTTTAAAGCGGGGGATACATCACAATTAAAGATGAGCAGAAAGCGTACGCACACAAAAAACTGTGCGATGAGCAGAGAAAAACGGACCAGTAAGAGGATCGTTTCAGCTTATTTACGCACCCACTCATCCTCTCGATTCATGGAGGTTAGAAATCACCCGCGAGTGCGGGTTGTCAATCAAACACCTTCACGAGCATATTTCGCGGCCTGCTGAAATAATGCGTCGTCAGGCCTGACGCCGGTATAAAGAACAAACTGCTCGACGGCTTGAATGGCAAACACTTCAGAGCCGGTAATCACGGTTTTATTCTGGCTTTTGGCAAATTTCAGCAAAGGTGTTTCGGCCGGAAGCGCGACGACTTCAAAAATAACCTGCGCGTCCCGGATTTGCTGGTTCGCTAAAGGAAAGCTTATCTGCATCTGCACCGGCGGCCATGCCAATTGGCGTGGCATTGATAAGCAGATCGGGTTTGATATCATCCAATTCCTTGCGCCATTCAAATCCATAGAGATTGGCGAGTTCCGGGCCGGTTTTTTCATTCTTGGCAATGATATAGCCTTGAGTAAAACCGGCATCTTTTAGCGCGCAGGCTACGGCCTTGGCCATACCGCCGCTTCCACGCAGTGCAAAGGTAAGCGTCGACGAAACCTTGTACTGCTTCAATAAAGTCGCGATGGCGATATAGTCGGTGTTATAGGCTTTGAGATAGCCGTCGGTATTAACGATGGTATTCACCGAGTTGATGGCCTTCGCCGAGGCATCCAACTCGTCCAGCATGGGAATACACTCTTCTTTAAAAGGCATCGAAATGGCACAGCCCCGAATACCCAATGCCCGTACGCCCGTAATGGCACCGTTGAGATCCTGTGTTGTGAAAGCTTTATAAAGATAATCAAGGTCCAGCGCATTATAGAGATAGTTATGAAAACGGGTGCCAAAATTACTCGGCCTTGCAGCCAATGACATGCACACGGTGGTGTCTTTATTCAAATGGTTGGTCATAAAAATATTCCTACCTTGTCTTATTCCTTGTTAGAGCGGCGACTCTGAAACTCGATGCTAGACATCGCTCATCGTCATTGCGAATCACTAAATAATGTCCTAAAAAGGTGAGATTAAACACTGCTGCGTTTTGAAAACTGGAGTTCCTCTTTTATGGCTCGTCACCGTCTTTTGCAGCAATACCTGCGATTGCTTGCACTTTTTCCCTCCCGGCATGGCAGCACCACGCTACAGACTTTGGCTGACCATTTGCACTGTACCAAGCGTCATATGCGCAGTTTGCTGGTGCAAATGCAGGCGCGTGAATGGATCCACTGGCAGGCAACGGCGGGGCGGGGGCATCGTTCGCAGCTTACTTTGCTGCGTAATGCACATCAGCTAATGATGGAAAAAGCAGACAAGCTGCTAGATGCGGGCAATTTTGATCAGGCCATCAATTTACTGGGCGATGAAAAACAGCTGGTGACGACCCTTCTGCGCAGTAAATTAGGCTTTAACATTCGCGACGATTACCAGTCTTTACGGGTTCCTTATTATCGCACCATGCCCAACCTTTACCCAGGCACGCCCCTGAGACGATCGGAAATTCATCTGGTACGACAAATTTTTAACGGCCTGACGAGAAT
It encodes:
- a CDS encoding aldose 1-epimerase family protein: MKKQILAGLILALISGHAAAKTWVLTDVDSNTEQGNWQVNSAQLKASGEAFSIEQKVLHGGKQEGSKVITLTSKNGLTIMLSPTRGMDLLRVTGHGVRLGWDSPVNEVVNPAYINLESRNGLGWLEGFNEMMVRCGFEWTGHPVTKDGVIYTLHGKAGNTPASKVEVIVDDNAPHEIRIRGLIKEHTFKKANLETWTELRYVPGSDAFTVHDVLTNQADYPHDYQIIYHSNFGTPILEENARFIAPLESVSPFNDYAKKGLDNWATYGAPTKDFDEMVFNLKPKADSSGKTIAAVINSKGDKGAAIEFDTHQLPLLTMWKNTDTLKQGYVTGIEPGTNYAYPVTVEKEQGRVRQLQPGQSTEFTLTYSLLKDASAVQKVEQRVKDIQGSDPAKIDEKPIAVE